One genomic window of Xanthobacter dioxanivorans includes the following:
- the atzD gene encoding cyanuric acid amidohydrolase, translating into MPVAKVHRISAAAPDDVSGIEAAIASGAIAPAGIRAIFGKTEGNGCVNDFSRGFAVQSLQLLLRRHLDDAAADAVCLVMSGGTEGGMAPHWLVFERAEGPEASAPGAAALAIGSAHTADLPADQLGRMGQVAQVAQAVGRAMADAGITRPEDVHFVQVKCPLLTLPRIAQARAGGAEVATTDTLKSMGLSRGASALGIAVALGEIGMDRITDAAVCADLDLWSGRASCSSGIELVGHEVVVLGMSAAWSGPLAIDHAVMGDAIDVAPVRAALARLGADADTLTTPADTPLVALLAKAEASRSGRIRGHRHTMLDDSDISSTRHARAFVAGALAGLVGRTEIYVSGGAEHQGPDGGGPVALVVRRAEPT; encoded by the coding sequence ATGCCCGTGGCCAAGGTTCATCGCATCAGCGCGGCGGCGCCGGACGACGTGTCCGGCATCGAGGCCGCCATCGCTTCCGGCGCCATCGCGCCCGCCGGCATCCGCGCCATCTTCGGCAAGACCGAGGGCAATGGCTGCGTCAACGACTTCTCCCGCGGCTTCGCCGTCCAGTCGCTCCAGCTGCTGCTGCGCCGGCACCTGGATGACGCGGCGGCGGATGCGGTGTGCCTGGTCATGTCCGGCGGCACCGAGGGCGGCATGGCGCCCCACTGGCTGGTGTTCGAGCGGGCCGAAGGGCCGGAGGCGTCCGCCCCGGGCGCCGCGGCCCTTGCCATCGGCAGCGCCCATACGGCGGATCTGCCGGCCGATCAGCTCGGCCGCATGGGGCAGGTGGCGCAGGTGGCGCAGGCCGTGGGCCGCGCCATGGCGGACGCCGGGATCACCCGTCCCGAGGACGTGCACTTCGTGCAGGTGAAGTGCCCGCTCCTCACCCTGCCGCGCATCGCGCAGGCGCGGGCGGGCGGGGCCGAGGTCGCCACCACCGACACGCTGAAATCCATGGGCCTGTCGCGCGGGGCGAGCGCGCTCGGCATCGCCGTGGCCCTGGGCGAGATCGGCATGGACCGGATCACCGACGCGGCGGTCTGCGCCGACCTCGATCTGTGGTCCGGCCGGGCGAGCTGTTCCAGTGGTATCGAGTTGGTGGGTCACGAGGTGGTGGTGCTGGGCATGTCGGCGGCATGGTCCGGCCCGCTTGCCATCGACCATGCGGTCATGGGTGACGCCATCGACGTCGCCCCGGTGCGCGCCGCGCTGGCACGGCTCGGAGCCGACGCCGACACCCTGACGACACCGGCCGACACTCCCCTTGTCGCCTTGCTCGCCAAGGCCGAGGCGAGCCGCAGCGGCCGCATCCGCGGCCATCGCCATACCATGCTGGACGACAGCGACATCTCCTCCACCCGCCACGCCCGCGCCTTCGTGGCCGGGGCGCTGGCGGGCCTGGTGGGGCGCACGGAGATCTATGTCTCCGGCGGCGCGGAGCATCAGGGCCCCGATGGCGGCGGCCCGGTGGCGCTGGTGGTCCGGCGCGCCGAGCCGACCTGA
- a CDS encoding branched-chain amino acid ABC transporter permease, whose product MQTGSALLQVLVSGIGTGAVYALVALGFNVVFKSTGAMNFAQGEWVVMGGMITALLIGTFSGIGLAVVAAVVLVGVVGLLSERLVVRPLRRPDALVITLVTIGLSILTRSLIMLVLGKKPVGYAGFSGNTTLSLGGVSIQAQTLWIIAITLAFLAVMHAFFERSMLGKALRAAAADREAASIVGVNVQGTILVSFGIAALAGALAGAIVTPLTLASYDQGAMFGFKGFSAAMLGGVGSLPGAVVGGLALGLLEAFGSFYISSDFKDAIAFAVLLLILFARPSGLLGRADIVKV is encoded by the coding sequence ATGCAGACCGGATCCGCACTCCTCCAGGTCCTCGTGTCCGGCATCGGCACGGGGGCCGTCTATGCCCTGGTGGCACTCGGCTTCAACGTGGTGTTCAAGAGCACCGGCGCCATGAACTTCGCCCAGGGCGAATGGGTGGTGATGGGCGGCATGATCACCGCGCTGCTCATCGGCACCTTCTCCGGCATCGGCCTCGCGGTGGTGGCGGCGGTGGTGCTGGTGGGCGTGGTGGGCCTGCTTTCCGAGCGGCTGGTGGTGCGCCCCCTGCGGCGGCCGGATGCGCTGGTGATCACCCTTGTCACCATCGGCCTCTCCATCCTCACCCGCAGCCTCATCATGCTGGTGCTGGGCAAGAAGCCGGTGGGCTATGCCGGCTTCTCCGGCAACACCACCCTCTCCCTCGGCGGGGTGAGCATCCAGGCGCAGACCCTGTGGATCATCGCCATCACGCTGGCCTTCCTCGCGGTGATGCACGCCTTCTTCGAGCGCTCCATGCTGGGCAAGGCCCTGCGCGCCGCGGCGGCGGACCGGGAGGCGGCCTCCATCGTCGGCGTGAACGTGCAGGGCACCATTCTCGTCTCCTTCGGCATCGCGGCGCTGGCCGGCGCGCTGGCGGGGGCCATCGTCACGCCGCTGACGTTGGCCTCCTACGACCAGGGCGCCATGTTCGGCTTCAAGGGTTTCAGCGCCGCCATGCTGGGCGGGGTCGGCAGCCTGCCGGGGGCGGTGGTGGGCGGGCTGGCGCTGGGGCTGCTGGAGGCGTTCGGCAGCTTCTACATCTCCTCCGACTTCAAGGACGCCATCGCCTTCGCCGTGCTGCTCCTCATCCTGTTCGCGCGGCCCTCCGGGCTGCTCGGGCGGGCCGACATCGTGAAGGTTTGA
- a CDS encoding ferritin-like domain-containing protein, producing MALSRDMSAEQAFEVVQTLLDAPEDRFPLTFNSDLPRIRELFHAATRNQWDPKTDVDWDQLDPSRYTDEQRYAARLYWSRRAWSEYGAISESPALQVRFGVENRPSDMQLFFTIRSQEEARHAEACHAMAEKLGGYIDKPVQELFEGSVSTHGVRRAALNAEVPLEGIIAALVCTAEEIAFDVFKHLNDVTHDPVAKQIVRYIMRDESRHCAFGWYFLEAICDTLSPEQKKMIEDSVITMMEKVELNGYHSAWLAPENPASRAEVEADRVTYEAGLGSTVEEMEKPVFIATVQRIRDQMRTLGINLPPFSHPKLGTI from the coding sequence ATGGCCCTTTCGCGTGACATGTCCGCCGAACAGGCGTTCGAGGTGGTCCAGACGCTGCTGGACGCGCCGGAAGACCGCTTTCCGCTGACCTTCAATTCCGACCTTCCGCGCATCCGCGAGCTGTTCCACGCCGCCACGCGGAACCAGTGGGATCCCAAGACTGACGTGGACTGGGACCAGCTCGACCCCTCCAGGTATACCGATGAGCAGCGCTACGCCGCCCGTCTCTACTGGAGCCGGCGGGCGTGGAGCGAGTATGGCGCCATCTCGGAGAGCCCGGCTTTGCAGGTGCGCTTCGGGGTGGAGAACCGCCCGTCCGACATGCAGCTGTTCTTCACCATCCGCTCGCAGGAGGAGGCGCGCCACGCCGAGGCCTGTCACGCCATGGCGGAGAAGCTCGGCGGCTACATCGACAAGCCGGTGCAGGAGCTGTTCGAGGGCTCGGTCTCCACCCATGGCGTGCGCCGCGCCGCGCTCAATGCCGAGGTGCCGCTGGAAGGCATCATCGCTGCCCTGGTGTGCACGGCGGAGGAGATCGCCTTCGACGTGTTCAAGCACCTGAACGACGTGACGCACGATCCGGTGGCCAAGCAGATCGTGCGCTACATCATGCGCGACGAAAGCCGGCACTGCGCCTTCGGCTGGTATTTCCTCGAGGCCATCTGCGACACCCTCTCGCCCGAGCAGAAAAAGATGATCGAGGACTCGGTCATCACCATGATGGAGAAGGTGGAACTCAACGGCTACCACAGCGCCTGGCTCGCGCCGGAGAACCCGGCCTCCCGCGCCGAGGTCGAGGCGGACCGCGTCACCTACGAGGCCGGCCTCGGCTCCACGGTGGAGGAGATGGAGAAGCCGGTCTTCATCGCCACCGTCCAGCGCATCCGCGACCAGATGCGCACGCTCGGCATCAACCTGCCGCCCTTCAGCCACCCGAAGCTCGGGACCATCTGA
- a CDS encoding ABC transporter substrate-binding protein yields MHFGRRSFLKMVPGAALAVSGVGAAGMARAAEGPMRIGSILSVTGPAAFLGEDMKAGLELAMDEFNAAGGLGGRKIEWTYYDAESQTQKGISATRRLISQDKVDMILSGGNMSGIALAMAPIANGAKVPFISSEGALAIVTPVAERQYVFKATVDDGDVLERIADYLDKKNIKKVALLADTSGFGQGAVAQMKIVGPKRGLDVIYESFAPSDTDMMPQLTRIRDSGAEAIIAWTVTPAGVVFLKQAMQLGLDNKTLIHSYGFVSADYMKLAGEAAKPLLLASLKLPVGDQLPDKDPLKPGILKLMKDYEARFKRPPSIYAAESYDAALLAREGLKNVGGDLSKLPQGIEQIKNFPGISGVFTFSPERHSGLSKQDIVLVNWRDGRFNLVDYD; encoded by the coding sequence ATGCATTTCGGACGACGCAGCTTCCTGAAGATGGTGCCCGGCGCCGCCCTCGCGGTTTCGGGCGTGGGCGCAGCCGGCATGGCCCGGGCCGCCGAGGGGCCGATGCGCATCGGCTCCATCCTCTCCGTCACCGGGCCCGCGGCCTTCCTCGGCGAGGACATGAAGGCCGGCCTGGAACTGGCGATGGACGAGTTCAACGCCGCCGGCGGCCTCGGCGGCCGCAAGATCGAGTGGACCTACTACGATGCGGAAAGCCAGACCCAGAAGGGCATCTCCGCCACCCGCCGCCTGATCAGCCAGGACAAGGTGGACATGATCCTGTCCGGCGGCAACATGAGCGGCATCGCGCTGGCCATGGCGCCCATCGCCAACGGCGCCAAGGTGCCCTTCATCTCCTCCGAGGGGGCGCTGGCCATCGTCACCCCGGTCGCCGAGCGCCAGTACGTGTTCAAGGCCACGGTGGACGACGGCGACGTGCTGGAGCGCATCGCTGACTACCTGGACAAGAAGAACATCAAGAAGGTTGCCCTGCTGGCGGACACCTCCGGCTTCGGCCAGGGCGCGGTGGCGCAGATGAAGATCGTCGGCCCCAAGCGCGGCCTCGATGTCATCTACGAATCCTTCGCCCCCTCCGACACCGACATGATGCCCCAGCTCACCCGCATCCGCGACAGCGGCGCGGAAGCCATCATCGCCTGGACGGTGACCCCGGCCGGCGTGGTCTTCCTCAAGCAGGCGATGCAGCTCGGGCTCGACAACAAGACGCTGATCCACAGCTATGGCTTCGTTTCCGCCGACTACATGAAGCTCGCCGGCGAGGCGGCCAAGCCGCTGCTGCTGGCCTCCCTGAAGCTGCCGGTGGGCGACCAGCTGCCGGACAAGGACCCGCTCAAGCCCGGCATCCTCAAGCTGATGAAGGACTACGAGGCGCGCTTCAAGCGTCCGCCGAGCATCTATGCGGCCGAGTCCTATGATGCCGCGCTCCTCGCCCGCGAGGGGCTGAAGAACGTGGGCGGCGATCTTTCCAAGCTGCCGCAGGGCATCGAGCAGATCAAGAATTTCCCCGGCATCAGTGGCGTGTTCACCTTCTCGCCGGAGCGTCATTCGGGGCTGTCGAAGCAGGACATCGTGCTCGTCAACTGGCGTGATGGCCGCTTCAACCTCGTCGACTACGACTGA
- a CDS encoding dihydroxyacetone kinase subunit DhaK — MKHFFNSADTLVSDAIDGLILGSGGRLARLDGYPEIKVVVRTDRPADRVAVISGGGSGHEPAHAGFVGEGLLDAAVCGEVFASPTVDAVLAAILAVTGPAGCLLIVKNYGGDRLNFGLAAERARALGLDVEMVIVGDDIALPDNPRPRGIAGTVFVHKAAGFAAAAGLPLAEVTRRAKDAAGAVKSLGVATATCSIPGRPAEARMEDGHAELGLGIHGEPGLERIVLPGAARLVADMIGRFGADVREAPRLALLLNNLGGAPALELSIVLREILLSPVGPRIELVLGPAGAVTALDMRGFSISLMPLDDSRHAWLTAPVAVPAWPAARTPGAITVIEPSRRLQARVVAASADPAARKLIRTICDTLIAAQHDLDALDARVGDGDTGSTFAAAARKVGADLDLLPLADPAALCEAVAERLSRVMGGSSGVLLSIFAAAAGVALKRGDSVAMALRAGAGRMQHYGGAAPGDRTMIDALLPAVRALADGAGLAAAALAARAGANATAAMTSARAGRSSYLSAADLAGVVDPGAEAVARVMEALAKRSTAPS, encoded by the coding sequence ATGAAGCACTTCTTCAATTCCGCCGACACCCTTGTTTCCGACGCCATCGACGGCCTCATCCTCGGCTCGGGCGGACGCCTCGCGCGGCTCGACGGTTATCCGGAAATCAAGGTGGTGGTGCGCACCGACCGGCCGGCGGATCGGGTCGCGGTCATCTCGGGCGGCGGGTCGGGGCACGAGCCGGCCCATGCCGGCTTCGTCGGCGAGGGCCTGCTCGATGCCGCCGTCTGCGGCGAGGTCTTCGCCTCACCCACGGTGGACGCGGTGCTGGCCGCCATTCTCGCCGTGACCGGGCCGGCGGGGTGCCTGCTCATCGTCAAGAACTATGGCGGCGACCGGCTCAATTTCGGGCTCGCCGCCGAGCGCGCCCGCGCCCTCGGCCTTGATGTCGAGATGGTGATCGTCGGCGATGACATCGCCTTGCCCGACAATCCCCGCCCGCGCGGCATCGCCGGCACCGTCTTCGTGCACAAGGCGGCGGGGTTTGCCGCCGCCGCCGGCCTGCCGCTGGCCGAAGTCACCCGCAGGGCCAAGGATGCGGCGGGGGCGGTGAAGTCGCTCGGCGTCGCCACCGCGACCTGCTCCATTCCCGGCCGGCCCGCCGAGGCGCGGATGGAGGACGGCCATGCCGAGCTCGGCCTCGGCATCCATGGCGAGCCGGGGCTGGAGCGCATCGTGCTGCCTGGCGCGGCCCGGCTGGTGGCCGACATGATCGGCCGCTTCGGCGCCGATGTGCGGGAGGCCCCCCGGCTCGCCCTCCTCCTCAACAACCTCGGCGGCGCGCCGGCGCTGGAGCTTTCCATCGTGCTGCGCGAGATCCTGCTGAGCCCCGTCGGACCACGCATCGAGCTGGTGCTCGGACCCGCAGGAGCAGTGACCGCACTCGACATGCGCGGCTTCTCCATCTCCCTGATGCCACTCGATGATTCACGCCATGCCTGGCTCACCGCGCCGGTGGCCGTGCCGGCGTGGCCGGCGGCGCGGACGCCCGGAGCGATCACCGTCATCGAGCCCTCGCGCCGGCTCCAGGCGCGGGTGGTCGCGGCCTCCGCCGACCCGGCGGCGCGCAAGCTCATCCGAACCATCTGCGACACGCTCATCGCCGCACAGCACGATCTCGACGCCCTGGACGCCCGGGTCGGCGACGGCGACACCGGCTCCACCTTCGCCGCCGCCGCGCGCAAGGTTGGGGCCGACCTCGACCTCCTCCCGCTCGCCGATCCGGCCGCCTTGTGCGAGGCCGTCGCCGAGCGGCTCTCGCGGGTGATGGGCGGGTCGAGCGGGGTCCTTCTGTCCATCTTCGCCGCGGCCGCCGGCGTCGCGCTGAAGCGGGGCGACAGCGTTGCCATGGCGCTCCGCGCCGGCGCCGGGCGCATGCAGCATTATGGCGGCGCGGCGCCGGGCGACCGCACCATGATCGACGCGCTGCTGCCGGCCGTCCGCGCGCTCGCCGACGGTGCGGGCCTTGCCGCCGCCGCCCTCGCCGCGCGGGCCGGTGCGAACGCCACTGCGGCGATGACATCCGCCCGCGCCGGCCGATCGAGCTACCTGTCGGCGGCCGACCTCGCGGGGGTGGTGGACCCCGGCGCCGAGGCGGTCGCTCGCGTCATGGAGGCGCTGGCGAAGCGCTCCACCGCGCCGTCCTGA
- a CDS encoding GntR family transcriptional regulator yields MSDPATSVPVPDSEWSFPPLDRASPLPLYAQIKQRLIGIILKWEQADRRFYSDEQLCTMFGVSRDTARQAVAELVQEGLLTRSRGLGTFVAVRKLEERFNPGMDFLNQWAATGMPMQASVLAFERGPADEAVAATLEAEAGLPVLFIKRLRTAARVPLAVDYRYVPADLVTDWTEEAVHDSPLHRLWQKVDLKTGDFTIEAGIAGPEEVEYLHLTPGAPVLIRTLRYREAGGRLVMCGHTVHRADLVRYSLSVPLSRGGSSVPDIDRSGVHDD; encoded by the coding sequence ATGTCCGATCCCGCGACGAGCGTTCCGGTTCCCGACAGCGAGTGGTCTTTTCCGCCGCTCGACCGGGCTTCGCCCCTGCCGCTCTACGCGCAGATCAAGCAGCGGCTCATCGGCATCATCCTGAAATGGGAGCAGGCGGACCGGCGTTTCTATTCGGACGAGCAGCTCTGCACCATGTTCGGCGTCAGCCGCGACACCGCCCGCCAGGCGGTGGCGGAACTGGTGCAGGAGGGGCTTCTCACCCGCAGCCGCGGCCTTGGCACGTTCGTCGCCGTGCGCAAGCTGGAAGAGCGCTTCAATCCCGGCATGGACTTTCTCAATCAGTGGGCGGCCACCGGCATGCCCATGCAGGCGAGTGTGCTCGCCTTCGAGCGGGGGCCGGCGGACGAGGCCGTGGCGGCGACGCTGGAGGCCGAGGCCGGCCTGCCGGTGCTCTTCATCAAGCGCCTGCGCACCGCCGCGCGCGTGCCGCTGGCCGTGGATTATCGCTACGTCCCCGCCGACCTTGTCACCGACTGGACCGAGGAGGCGGTGCACGATTCGCCCCTTCACCGCCTCTGGCAGAAGGTGGACCTCAAGACCGGCGATTTCACCATCGAGGCCGGCATCGCCGGTCCCGAGGAGGTGGAATACCTGCATCTCACCCCCGGCGCGCCGGTGCTGATCCGCACGCTGCGCTATCGCGAAGCGGGCGGGCGCTTGGTCATGTGCGGCCATACCGTCCATCGCGCCGATCTGGTGCGCTACTCGCTCAGCGTGCCGCTATCCCGCGGCGGCAGTTCCGTTCCGGACATCGACCGCAGCGGCGTCCACGACGACTGA